The Xanthomonas sontii genome contains a region encoding:
- the virB11 gene encoding P-type DNA transfer ATPase VirB11 has translation MTFDDSPTAQISTDFLDYQYSVLGILDYLNSPEVTEICINRPGELYLETLRGWQRMDIPSLTFDRARQFCTAVVNESNTGQRITDADPVVSLTFPTGQRAQFVIPPACDAGKVSITIRLPSKHTKTLEQYKEDGFFQEILEVQSGLSEQDRELLELRRQRDYAEFFKKAVLFKKNVVVAGATGSGKTTFMKSLVNHIPHEERLVTIEDARELFISQPNSVHLLYSKGGQSSSNVTAKSCMEACLRMKPDRIILAELRGDESFYFIRNCASGHPGSITSCHAGSIGQTWDQLALMVKASAEGSGLEFAVIKRLLMMTIDIVVHIKSHAGRRYITGIDFDPERMQSGGG, from the coding sequence GTGACCTTCGACGACTCTCCGACCGCGCAGATCTCCACGGATTTCCTGGATTACCAGTATTCGGTGCTGGGCATCCTGGATTACCTCAACTCGCCGGAAGTGACGGAAATCTGCATCAACCGTCCCGGCGAGCTGTACCTGGAGACCCTGCGTGGCTGGCAGCGGATGGACATCCCGTCGCTGACGTTCGACCGCGCGCGGCAGTTCTGTACAGCGGTGGTCAACGAGAGCAATACCGGCCAGCGCATCACCGATGCCGATCCGGTGGTGTCGTTGACCTTTCCCACCGGGCAGCGCGCGCAGTTCGTGATCCCGCCGGCCTGCGACGCCGGCAAGGTGTCGATCACCATCCGTCTGCCGTCAAAGCACACCAAGACCCTGGAGCAGTACAAGGAAGACGGCTTCTTCCAGGAGATCCTGGAGGTGCAGTCGGGTCTGAGCGAGCAGGATCGCGAGCTTCTCGAGCTCCGGCGGCAGCGCGATTACGCCGAGTTCTTCAAGAAGGCGGTGCTGTTCAAGAAGAATGTGGTGGTTGCCGGGGCCACCGGTAGCGGCAAGACCACCTTCATGAAGTCGCTGGTGAATCACATCCCGCACGAAGAGCGGCTGGTGACGATCGAGGACGCGCGCGAGCTCTTCATCAGCCAGCCCAATTCCGTGCATTTGCTCTACTCGAAAGGCGGACAAAGCTCGAGCAACGTCACCGCGAAGAGCTGCATGGAAGCGTGCCTGCGCATGAAGCCCGACCGCATCATCCTTGCGGAGTTGCGCGGCGACGAGTCGTTCTACTTCATCCGCAACTGCGCCTCCGGTCATCCCGGTTCCATCACCAGCTGCCATGCTGGCAGCATCGGGCAGACCTGGGATCAGTTGGCGCTCATGGTCAAGGCGTCGGCCGAAGGGTCGGGCCTGGAGTTCGCCGTCATCAAGCGGTTGTTGATGATGACGATCGACATCGTTGTCCACATCAAATCGCACGCGGGCCGGCGCTATATCACCGGTATCGATTTCGATCCGGAACGCATGCAGTCGGGTGGGGGATGA